In Streptomyces durocortorensis, a genomic segment contains:
- a CDS encoding 2-oxo-4-hydroxy-4-carboxy-5-ureidoimidazoline decarboxylase, with protein MPVQLRRPAPAPSPAAGPEGPLTGVPTGIHAAGLAHLNSLPFAAAEAAFLECCGSLRWAHRMAVHRPYPDLGALLAASDEAGYDLAPRDIAEALAAESAPCLHHDAPRAAHLALRAAHAAYESRFGHAFVICLDAFQPAQQVDQVLAGIRARLAHDPDEERAVTAEELRRVARSRILELLSGD; from the coding sequence ATACCCGTACAGCTGCGTCGGCCGGCCCCCGCCCCGTCCCCGGCCGCCGGTCCGGAAGGCCCGCTCACCGGCGTACCGACCGGTATCCACGCGGCCGGGCTGGCCCATCTCAACAGCCTCCCGTTCGCCGCCGCCGAGGCCGCCTTCCTGGAGTGCTGCGGCAGTCTCCGCTGGGCCCACCGGATGGCCGTCCACCGCCCCTACCCGGATCTGGGCGCCCTACTGGCCGCCTCCGACGAGGCGGGCTACGACCTGGCGCCCCGGGACATCGCGGAGGCCCTGGCCGCGGAGTCCGCCCCCTGCCTGCACCACGACGCGCCCCGCGCCGCCCATCTGGCGCTGCGGGCCGCCCATGCCGCGTACGAGAGCAGGTTCGGCCACGCGTTCGTGATCTGCCTGGACGCCTTCCAGCCCGCCCAGCAGGTGGACCAGGTGCTGGCGGGCATCCGGGCCCGGCTGGCGCACGACCCGGACGAGGAGCGGGCGGTGACGGCGGAGGAGCTGCGGCGGGTCGCCCGGAGCCGGATTCTGGAGCTGCTCTCGGGCGACTGA
- a CDS encoding DUF4328 domain-containing protein — protein MLCTRCRIRTAVTDDGLCTFCSGTRPPLPEGLMPPVSGPGGWGAGTWPRSPVVLSRAVVALLGAVIAADLFAIVAGLRVRDLWDRLATGGAPAVHGEDGELAERLSAGAAAAQTATYLATAVVFIIWFHRTRRNAEIFDPGAQRMGPGWAVGGWFVPIANFWFPYRVAAGVWEASARPRPAGGWRPVSRTPLNLWWAAWVGTLLLSRASGRMWDQAEAPEEIVRAAGLVAASDALDVLAAVLAIIFVRTVTRMQVERAALREAPPAPEPATP, from the coding sequence ATGCTCTGCACCCGTTGCCGTATCAGAACGGCCGTCACCGACGACGGCCTGTGCACCTTCTGCTCCGGCACCCGGCCCCCGCTGCCCGAAGGCCTGATGCCCCCGGTCTCCGGCCCCGGCGGGTGGGGGGCCGGGACCTGGCCGCGCTCGCCCGTCGTCCTGTCCCGGGCGGTGGTCGCCCTGCTGGGGGCCGTCATCGCGGCCGACCTGTTCGCCATCGTCGCCGGACTGCGTGTGCGTGACCTCTGGGACCGGCTGGCCACGGGCGGGGCGCCGGCCGTCCACGGCGAGGACGGCGAGCTGGCCGAGCGCCTGTCCGCGGGGGCGGCCGCGGCCCAGACTGCGACGTACCTGGCCACCGCGGTCGTGTTCATCATCTGGTTCCACCGGACCCGGCGGAACGCCGAGATCTTCGACCCGGGTGCGCAGCGGATGGGACCGGGCTGGGCGGTGGGCGGCTGGTTCGTCCCGATCGCCAACTTCTGGTTCCCGTACCGGGTCGCGGCGGGCGTCTGGGAGGCCAGTGCGCGGCCCCGTCCCGCCGGAGGCTGGCGCCCGGTTTCCCGGACGCCGCTGAACCTCTGGTGGGCGGCGTGGGTGGGGACCCTGCTGCTCTCCCGCGCATCCGGCCGGATGTGGGACCAGGCCGAGGCGCCGGAGGAGATCGTGCGGGCCGCGGGCCTGGTCGCGGCCTCCGACGCGCTGGACGTCCTCGCCGCGGTCCTCGCCATCATCTTCGTCCGCACGGTGACCCGGATGCAGGTTGAACGCGCCGCTCTCCGGGAGGCGCCGCCCGCCCCGGAGCCCGCCACTCCGTAG
- a CDS encoding transcriptional regulator has translation MSEDGQHRQALTTLMHSPVRLAVLGTLRRVHNASFADLCEALDLDSPELSRQLRVLEEAGVVELAKLRGEGRRVRTFVRLSDEGRERFEEYLAHLRALVGES, from the coding sequence ATGAGTGAGGACGGGCAGCACCGGCAGGCCCTGACCACCCTGATGCACTCTCCGGTCCGCCTGGCCGTGCTGGGCACCCTGCGGCGCGTGCACAACGCGTCCTTCGCCGATCTGTGCGAGGCCCTCGACCTGGATTCGCCGGAGCTCTCACGACAGCTGCGGGTCCTGGAGGAAGCGGGTGTGGTGGAGCTGGCCAAGCTGCGCGGCGAAGGACGCCGCGTCCGTACCTTCGTGCGCCTGTCCGACGAGGGGCGCGAACGCTTCGAGGAGTACCTCGCGCACTTGAGGGCCCTGGTCGGCGAAAGCTGA
- a CDS encoding family 20 glycosylhydrolase — MSPTRGALVTGAAVTAAAAVALTVVVWPEGSGSRPSRDAASPSGTSAEAAAPSPSTSYPMSSAPSAIPAVREHTAARGPGWQPGSDSTVVIAEGSQVLADEAKLLAKELKISYRGAEAARTGDVELALGAKEAGPAESYTLTVRDRKVKITGPDESGVFYGTRTLKQSLKADGTVPEGVVNDRPDRPQRGLNLDIARKHYTAEWIQDRIREMGDLKLNQLGLHFSDDQAFRIESKTHPEVVSDEALTQDEVRRIVGLANSLHIEVVPEIDSPGHLGAVLAAHPDLQLRNTQGVASRGSIDISNPGAAQLIDELLDEYTELFPGRFWHLGADEYQALTVRDPAASFPQLQRAAEQRHGSGATIEDLATGWLNDRAAVVVPKGRTAKAWNDGLFRDTKVKADENIEIEYWTGKEIGARPPQEYLAAGYRMLNLNDEFLYYVLGEPNEFVYPTGERIYEQWTPLVLRGTEPVAERYSPQILGGRFAVWGDLPNAQTTQQVAEGIRMPLVATSQKLWDPRKPALSWAQFQELAERTGSAG; from the coding sequence ATGTCGCCCACACGTGGTGCCCTCGTCACCGGCGCGGCGGTCACCGCCGCGGCCGCCGTCGCCCTCACCGTCGTCGTCTGGCCGGAGGGTTCCGGCAGCAGGCCCTCCCGCGACGCGGCATCCCCCTCCGGCACCTCCGCCGAGGCCGCCGCCCCCTCGCCCTCCACCAGCTACCCGATGTCCTCCGCCCCGAGCGCGATCCCGGCGGTGCGCGAGCACACCGCCGCCCGGGGGCCGGGCTGGCAGCCGGGCAGCGACAGCACGGTCGTCATCGCCGAGGGCAGCCAGGTGCTCGCCGACGAGGCGAAGCTCCTCGCCAAGGAGCTGAAGATCAGTTACCGGGGCGCCGAAGCGGCCCGTACCGGAGACGTGGAGCTGGCTCTCGGCGCCAAGGAGGCGGGCCCCGCCGAGTCGTACACGCTCACCGTGCGCGACCGCAAGGTCAAGATCACCGGCCCCGACGAGTCGGGCGTGTTCTACGGCACCCGCACCCTCAAGCAGTCCCTCAAGGCCGACGGGACGGTCCCCGAGGGCGTCGTCAACGACCGGCCCGACCGCCCGCAGCGGGGCCTGAACCTCGACATCGCGCGCAAGCACTACACCGCGGAGTGGATACAGGACCGCATACGCGAGATGGGCGACCTCAAGCTCAACCAGCTCGGCCTGCACTTCTCCGACGACCAGGCCTTCCGGATCGAGTCGAAGACCCACCCCGAGGTGGTCTCGGACGAGGCGCTCACTCAGGACGAGGTCCGCCGTATCGTCGGCCTCGCCAACAGCCTGCACATCGAGGTCGTCCCCGAGATCGACTCGCCCGGACACCTCGGCGCGGTGCTGGCCGCCCACCCCGACCTCCAGCTCCGCAACACCCAGGGCGTGGCGTCGCGCGGCTCCATCGACATCTCGAACCCGGGGGCGGCCCAGCTCATCGACGAACTCCTCGACGAGTACACCGAGCTGTTCCCGGGAAGGTTCTGGCACCTCGGCGCGGACGAGTACCAGGCCCTGACCGTACGGGACCCCGCCGCATCCTTCCCCCAGCTCCAGCGGGCCGCCGAGCAGCGGCACGGCTCCGGCGCCACGATCGAGGACCTGGCGACCGGCTGGCTGAACGACCGCGCCGCCGTCGTCGTCCCGAAGGGCCGGACCGCCAAGGCCTGGAACGACGGGCTCTTCAGGGACACGAAGGTCAAGGCCGACGAGAACATCGAGATCGAGTACTGGACCGGCAAGGAGATCGGTGCCCGCCCGCCGCAGGAGTACCTCGCCGCGGGCTACCGGATGCTCAACCTCAACGACGAGTTCCTGTACTACGTGCTCGGCGAGCCGAACGAGTTCGTCTACCCGACCGGCGAGCGGATCTACGAGCAGTGGACCCCGCTGGTCCTGCGCGGCACCGAACCCGTGGCGGAGCGCTACTCCCCCCAGATCCTCGGCGGCCGGTTCGCCGTCTGGGGCGACCTGCCGAACGCGCAGACCACGCAGCAGGTGGCGGAGGGCATCCGGATGCCGCTGGTGGCGACATCGCAGAAGCTGTGGGACCCGAGGAAGCCCGCGCTGAGCTGGGCGCAGTTCCAGGAACTGGCGGAGCGGACGGGCAGCGCGGGCTGA